CGCCTCCCCGAATACTCCCCCATCGCGCGCGTCGTGCGGGACGGTCTCACGGCCTCCCCCAAACGTCTCCCCGCCTGGCTCTTCTACGACGACGAGGGCTCGCGCCTGTTCGAGGCGATCACCGAGCTCCCCGAGTACTACCCGACGCGCACCGAGCGATCGATCCTCGAGCGCGACGCTCTCGCCGTCGTGGAAGCCGCCGCCGGGAACCGCAGGCTCACGATCGTCGAGCTCGGCGCCGGGACGGCGACGAAGTCCCAGATCCTCGTCCGCGCCGCGCTGCGCCTGCAGGGACGCTGCACCTTCATTCCGACCGACGTCTCGTCCGACCCGCTCCGGATCGCCAAGGCGCGTTTCGCGAAGGAGCTCCCGCGAGCCGAGGTGAAGCCGATCGCCGCGCACCACGAGGCCGTCGTCGATCGCCTGCGCGAGCTTCCGGGACGGAAGATGGTCCTGTTCATCGGAAGCTCGATCGGGAACTACGACGACTACGAAGCGGTGAAGCTCCTCTCGGGGCTGCGCGCGG
This sequence is a window from Candidatus Polarisedimenticolaceae bacterium. Protein-coding genes within it:
- the egtD gene encoding L-histidine N(alpha)-methyltransferase, whose amino-acid sequence is MVALPARMQRVARLPEYSPIARVVRDGLTASPKRLPAWLFYDDEGSRLFEAITELPEYYPTRTERSILERDALAVVEAAAGNRRLTIVELGAGTATKSQILVRAALRLQGRCTFIPTDVSSDPLRIAKARFAKELPRAEVKPIAAHHEAVVDRLRELPGRKMVLFIGSSIGNYDDYEAVKLLSGLRAALKEGDSLLLGTDMRKDPAILVPAYDDAAGVTAAFNRNVLVRLNRELGATFEPARFRHVALWNESRSRIEMHLESDGYQQVWIRDLAMPVDFADGERVHTESSVKYSLPMVDRMLERSGFRREGTATDPKGWFGVHLAKVVG